ACATAGATATAGCAGTCAAAACTGGTGAAGCACTAACAATACAACAATTTTATGCTGACATTAGCATGACGGATTTAATGAGAATGCACatcttttttggaattttttaagTACCGTTTTTTTTTTAGTTTCTTTCAATCTCCAATTTGCTGTGACAATAGTGTACTGAATCTCACATTGATATGTCGTCGGCCCTCAGATGCAGTATACTTAGATCGTTGGACAATAGTGGTTCTTGCAGTCTCGCCAATGCTTTCAGCTGAAGTTGATGGCTCATCTTCAACCATCCCTTGAGAAGTTGTCCTGTTGGATGTACTACACTTACACTGTTGCACAAAAATAGCAAATGTGATCCTTCCTTGATGGGGATCTCTTTCAGGTGCTTTTTGTCGCATCTTGTACAAATGTCTTTGCGTATCACTTCATATGTGGATTGTTGTTGGAAAACCTCAGCACGTGCACTCTCTACTTTATGAGAAACTCTTTGTGCTGAAGCTGATTGCCTTACGGACCTACTCCTATCAAACACTTGCACCTGTGCCTTTCTGGACAGGGTTTTCTTGTTCTACACATACATGCACTTCACTTGTCCACCCATCAAACCCAaatttgctgctgctgctgctgattCTCTCCCAAAAGATACCAGCCATCGCAGCAGCAAGGCAATTGAGTTGAAGTTGGACGTTCCAGCTGGGTTCTTCTTTCTCTGGCGATCATGAGAAGCAGCTGGGCTCCAGTTACTGATATTAGAAGACATACACTAGTGCCATCTAACACTGCTTTCGTGGTGCTCATTTAGGACTATTATAATGCCTCAAGTAATAGCACAGCGGTGCTGGCTTCTGGAATTAAGACGTGTGTAGAGATCTGATTCTCCATGTAACTGAAGAGGAAGCACGCCGCCAATGACAGTGAAAGTTTCCTGTTTAAGGAAATTAATTAAGGTGTCGACTCACTGATGATCATCCTATAAATACAGCTGAGCTGAACTGAGTTGATCCATCCTGTTCCTCTCCAGTCTCCAACCGCTAGCTATAGAGGAGGAGACAATGGCAAGTAGCCATGGCTTGGCACTGGGACtgagcttcctcctcctcgtggTCATCGTGCAGAGCGAGAAGCAGCAGCAGAATACTACGGTGGTGAGCCATCTCCCTGGCTACCATGGACCTCTCCCCTTCTCCCTGCAGACAGGCTACGTGGAAGTGGACAAAGGCAACGGCGTCCGCCTCTTCTATTACTTCATTCAGTCAGAGAGGAGTCCGGCAGAGGATCCCGTCTTGCTTTGGCTCACCGGCGGCCCCGGGTGCTCCGCCTTCTCCGGCCTCGTCTATGAGATCGGTAACTGATCAACCATCATGCACGCATTGTCCATATTCATCAGGACGCGGTGTCCATATATTATAAAAGTTAGTATAACTTTGGTGATGTTGCAGGTCCTCTCAGTTTCCAGTCTCATTCCTATGTCGATGGCCTGCCAGAGCTGGTGCACAGGCCAGATTCCTGGACCAAGGCTAGTGTCACTAACCAACCATCATGCATATATATGCAACTTTTTAAATATTCTTATACCAGTTGTATCTTTACATTGCATCGATTTAATCACTAGGTGGCCAATATAATCTTCCTTGATTCCCCTGTTGGAGCTGGCTTCTCATACGCTGCAACAGATGATGGATACAAGTCCTCCGATACCATAACCATTAACCAAATTGCCATCTTCCTTACCAAGGTCCGTCCAATCACATATCGTCTTATCACTTCTATTCAATTTGGTTTATTCGATCGTGTTGTTTATAATACTGCTTCTGAAACTTCCAATCTTCGGAGTTCTCCTGCTACTTTACTAGTGTTTGCCACGTGTAAAGACATTCTCTTATGATGTTAGGGCTCCTATCTCGTTATTTTTCCCATCTGCAGTGGTACGAGGAGCATTCAGAATTCTTACTGAATCCACTTTACATTGCCGGAGATTCGTATTCTGGCTTAATTGTGCCACCTCTAACCTTTCGAATTGCTAGAGGTAAACTTCCTTGTTCTTTAAAAATATTGGGTAATTCCTATAAATTTTGTAAACTTTACTTTATTGCCTATCTCTGCAAAGTTTGCAAAATTAACGTGAATAACAATCTATCTACTCAAATGGTTGACCTTTCTGTTCAACGCTCAATGTATTTCTTCACATGATCTACTCCGTGCCTCTTTTCCAGGTATAAAAACGGATGACAGGCCGCTTCTTAATTTGAAGGTCAGGCAGACCTTTACTGCAACAGCTTTacaatttgaataaatatgtgaatCACTTTTTAGTCATTTGTCTTGTAGAACAATTAATCCTGGTGCAGCCTTTTGGTAGTCTTTTTTTGAaacaacaccccccccccccccttcaattTTTATTAAAGAATCCGCCAGTTTTACAACAATACAAACTGGAAACAGAAAGAGAACCAAAATGGACCAAGAGTTCAAAGTAGAAAGCAGGAACCATTTATTACATCCCCATGTGTTCAAAATCACCTATAGTCTTGCTGCTATCAAGCATAATAGCACACGGAAACCTTCAATTCGTCAGTCTACCTATAGTACCTGCCCAGCCATGCTGCCGTGAGTATGCTTCTACCGGTAGCTTTTTCATCCTCTGGTTTCAAGTTTTTCTCTGGCTTGACTTTTCTAAGAGATGGGCAGATGGCCCAATCAGTGAGATAGCTAAAGAAACTGAAGATTACAACATCACAATCACTATGGTATCGCTGCTTGAAACAAGCTGCATTCCTGGTTTTCCAAACCACCCTACACACTACTGTCCCTGAGCACCGGCTTTCGCTGAGATGTGAGGAAAAGCACTCGGTGAACTTCAGATGATCAACAATTTACTTCTAACAATATAAATCTCATTGATCATTCCATGTCCACCCTCTACGACTCCCAGTTAGATCATGTGTGCTATCTGGCTGCCTAGTAAGGCCAAAAGCACACAAGATCACTTGCAAAACTAGTTTACACAAAACACACGTGAACTTCAGATGATCAACAATTTACTTCTAACAATATAAATCTCATTGATCATTCCATGTCCACCCTCTACGACTCAGATTATATGTGGTCAAAATAATGTTCCTAACCATGACCCAAAAAGAAAAATCTTCAAGGGGGATTTTTATTTTCCATAAGAATGAGAAATTGACCAAGTCAACTGATTTGAACTACAAGTATAATTTTCTGGCTTGAAAGTATTCAGATAGCCAATTTTCCATCTAACTCTGTCAGGATTATCAGTTAAACATACTGAATCAACTAGAATTTTGAGATTATTCCATTGTTCTTCAGTTTCCCTCCACAAAGTTCTCCTGAATTTGACACACTTCCAGCCAGTACCTTTTACTTTCTTCCAAGTAATCATTTTTTTGGAAAGATTTATTGTACAACTGCCAGAGGTGATCCATTCACCCAGGTATCTTGCCGGAAAAGGGTTATGAGTAGATTCTAATATTCTAAACATATTGCTTCAGGGTTACATCATCGGCAACCCATTAACGGACGTCAAGATCGATATGGCAGCCAAAGTTCCATATGCCCATATGATGGGTCTCATATCCGATGAACAATATGAGGTGGTACAGGGAGTTGCATTGCAGTAATGAGTTGGGTTATTCCATTCATCTCTTATGATTAACATTTGTATGTGCTTAAATTTCAGATATACAGGGAAAGTTGCAGCTCAGTCACCGGTATGCCCCAAAACATGCGATGCACAAATTGTCTTGATGCAATAGATAAGGTACAATATTGCAGCAGAAAGTAAATTCAAAGCCATTTTTGTAAATCTCAACTATTCATGATGTTTTTTTCTTCGAAGTGTAGTGTTTGAAGGGCATAAACACACATCACATTCTTGAACCTGAATGTTCCGAATACGATGGAAATTCAAGTGGCGACAGGATGCTGCTTGACTACAACAGTGGACAGCTCCCCTTGTCTGATATTTCTTCAGAGTGCAGAGTCAGTGAATAGGAAATACCAAATTTGTTTTCTGATATTGTATTGTTTGATAAAATGACCATGTTATTATGATATAACATTGCATTTTCCACTCATTGTTTAATAATTACTGCAGGATACAGGATACACTATGTCCAGTATATGGGCAAATGACAGGGCGGTAAGAGAGGCTCTGGGTGTCCACACGGTAAATACATTACTTGAATAAAAAACAGTGCTGGTTCAGGATCCTAATTACAAAAGTTAAGTTAAGTATATGACCAATATAGGAAACGGTTCCTTTGTGGGTGAGATGCAACCACGGCATGCCATACACCACTGACATATGGAGCAGCTTGGAGTATCACCGAAGTGTCACCAGCAGAGGATACCGGAGTCTGATTTACAGTGGGGATCATGACATGACCGTGCCTTTCATCGGCACCCAGGCGTGGATCCGGTCACTCGGCTTCGCCGTCGTGGATGAGTGGAGGCCGTGGTATGTCACCGGACAAGTTGCAGGGTAAGTTGGAGCCTGAAAGTTCTTTGTTAATAGTATGTGATTCCTCTGGCCCTCATTTGATTCTGGTGCAGGTTTGCGACGGTGTATTACAATAACATCACCTTTGCAACAGTCAAGGTACGTAATGCTAGTTTGAGTTATTTATTACTCTATTTTGATTGACATATGCCAATGCCAATGCCAATGGCCAGTGGTTACAATGTGAAGACAGTGCTGTGTTTATTTGTTTGATCAGGGCGCTGGTCACACAGCTCCGGAGTACAAGCCCAAGCAGTGCTTGGCCATGGTGTCCAGCTGGCTCTCCAACAGTCCGCTCTGACTTGTCTATCTTCTCGCACGTATGGAACGGGATACTTATGCATATCAACGATTTTCGAAAAGAATAACTTGTACCACCGTGACCTATTGTTACGAAGAACTGCGGTACTGTTAGTCCTGCAGTCGATCACCTCTGCTGCTCTGTGCGTGTGCACGCCGGCGCATGTGTTCATTTTGGGTGATTGTTGTACTAGTGTTTTTCTTTCTATGGTGTTGATTTCGGGTGAATGTTGTGGCGTGGTTCTTTTTACGTTTCTGGCTCCATGAGTTTGACACTTCAGTATTTATATCATTGAAAGAGGGCGCCCTCAAGATTATTGGAAGGCACTACATTCCATATGACATACTCCCTTCTTCCCAA
This region of Lolium perenne isolate Kyuss_39 chromosome 2, Kyuss_2.0, whole genome shotgun sequence genomic DNA includes:
- the LOC127331852 gene encoding serine carboxypeptidase-like 13, whose amino-acid sequence is MASSHGLALGLSFLLLVVIVQSEKQQQNTTVVSHLPGYHGPLPFSLQTGYVEVDKGNGVRLFYYFIQSERSPAEDPVLLWLTGGPGCSAFSGLVYEIGPLSFQSHSYVDGLPELVHRPDSWTKVANIIFLDSPVGAGFSYAATDDGYKSSDTITINQIAIFLTKWYEEHSEFLLNPLYIAGDSYSGLIVPPLTFRIARGIKTDDRPLLNLKGYIIGNPLTDVKIDMAAKVPYAHMMGLISDEQYEIYRESCSSVTGMPQNMRCTNCLDAIDKCLKGINTHHILEPECSEYDGNSSGDRMLLDYNSGQLPLSDISSECRDTGYTMSSIWANDRAVREALGVHTETVPLWVRCNHGMPYTTDIWSSLEYHRSVTSRGYRSLIYSGDHDMTVPFIGTQAWIRSLGFAVVDEWRPWYVTGQVAGFATVYYNNITFATVKGAGHTAPEYKPKQCLAMVSSWLSNSPL